The Thermococcus alcaliphilus sequence TTTTTTCTAAGGTTCAATTTCCCTCACCTTAGCTCTCTCTTTTATGAGCGCTCCATCAATCCTGTAGAGCCAGTCGTAGAGCTTCATGTGAAAGCTTCCCGGATACGGGGATTCTTCAAAGGCTTTCTCTGCGGCAATTTCAAAGGTTGTTAGTCCTGCTATAGATGCTTTCAAGGGTTCTTCAACCGCTAAAAACGCCCCTATTATCGCAGTAGCCATGCATCCAGTTCCCGTCACCCTTCCGAGCATGGGGGTTCCGTTTTCTATAGCGTAAGTTCTCTTGCCATCGCTTACGTAATCCACAGCACCAGTGACTGCTGTCACTGTGTTGAATTCTTCAGCCGCTTTCTCCGCTAAGTCCTTTGCAGCTTCTTTATCATAAACTGCTGAATCTACACCCCTAGTTTTGCCGTGTTCACCTAAAAGAGCTGCTATCTCCCCAAAGTTGCCCCTGACTACGCTTATATCTCCTACCTCCAACAGTTTTAGAGAGGTCTTTGTTCTCAGCTTTGTTGCCCCGGCACCAACGGGATCAAGGATTACAGGCTTTTTGAGCTCCTTGGCTATCTCAACGGCTTTAAACATTGAGTATATCTTATGCTCATCGAGGGTTCCAATGTTTATAACCAGCGCGTCTGCTAGGGCTATCATCTCTTCAAGTTCCTCTATTGCATGGGCCATTACTGGAGATGCTCCTATAGCTAAGAGGGCGTTTGCAGTGGTGTTCATAACGACGTAGTTGGTTATATTGTGCACTAAAGGTTTCTTTTCTCTAAGCTTTTCCAAATCTTTACTAATCCATTCCATTTCTTTCACCTCCCAAACAAATAATACAAAGCACTTACAAGGAGGAATGTTGGGATACTAGAGCCAAGTCTGAAGCCGAGTTCACTTAAAACTGGAATGTGGAGTCCAAAGAGACCTTCTACAGCCAAACCCATGTAGAACGCAAACCCTATCGCCCAGATTATTATTGCCTTTAAGTTGTATCCAGCAAATGGACCGTTTTCATCAAGCAGTTCCTCTGGGACATAGGTTTTCCTTACAAGGAAGTAGTCAGTTACCATTATTGCCGCTAAAGACACAAATGCCCCGCCTATAAGTAGTAGAAAACTTTCATACTGTTCCATTGGGAAAACAAGGGCTAATAGAGTTCCAAGGAAACCAACTAAGAGTACCTGTTTCTTTGCATCTGCTTTAGGTGAGATGTTCTTGTAGGTTATTGCCGCTGAATAGACGTCGAGGAATGTTGTGGTGACCGTAGAGAAGATGACTATCAGCATAGCTGGAATTCCAATGCCGTAAGCTGCTATGATTCCGATTGGATCTCCTTCACCAATTGCCATGTTGGTTAGTGCTCCAACAAAGTAAAACAGGCTTGAGGATATGAAGTAACCTAAATATGTCCCCCAGAAGGCCGAGCTTTTATCCTTGGCAAACCTTGAGTAATCCGCTATTAACGGTGCCCATGAAAGGGGCATCGCTATTACCAGATCTAGGGCAAGCATAATGCCTATTTCTCCAGTTCCGGGTTTGGAAAGGAGCTCCTCTAGAGAAAATCTCTTGAGTGTAACGTATGTGAGCCACAGGCTTAATGCAAGTAAAAGCAAGGCTGCCATTTTTTCAAGCTTTTCCCAGTTCTTTGGCCCTATATACGTCCATCCAGTAACGAGGATGCCTAAGAGGATTACCCAGAGGGCATAGCTTTCAAAACCGAAGACTTTTGACACTGCGTTCATTGCGTTTGCTCCAACTATGAGCATTATTGCCGTCCACCCTATAAGCTGGAGGTAGTTCAAGACCGATGGTAGAATCGAACCTTTAATCCCCAAGGGGGTTCTTGAGAGCACCATAGTTGGCAGCCCTGTTTCCTCACCTTCGAGAGCTATTAGGCCCATTACTGTATTTCCAAGAACGTGTCCGATGATTATTACCAGTATCGCCATGCCAAGTGAAAGTGCTGGAGTTAGCAATGCCCCTGCCCAGAATTCTGCAATGCTTATTCCTGCTCCGAACCATATTGCAAAGATCGTCAAGAGGGTAAACGTCCTTTTACTCTTCTCTACAGGTCTTATATCGTACCCTTCCATGTTTCCACCTCTAGCTTTTAAATCTTCCAAGCGTTTTATAACTTTTTTGTTGAAATTTAAAACCAAGTTGTAAAAGCAAAAAAGAAGAAAAAGAAGAATATGTGGCGGATTTCACGAAAGATGCTTCAGGTGCGCATAACGTAAAAATATCTATCCAGAGAAGAGTGAACTCTCTGGTAGTATTTTTCCAAAACTTCAAACCCAATTTTCTCAGCTACTCTCTCTGCATTAAACTGAGCAGGAAACGCTATGCTTAAGTAGCCGTCAAGAACCTCATATATGCTTGATAAGGCTTTTTCATACAGTTCCTCTCTTTTTCTCCCACCGAGAGTGGCAGAGCTCCCATAGGGTGGATCTGTCGCAACGGTCTCAAAAGTTTTATCAGGAAAGAGCTCTCTAAGTTTCGTAGCGTCTCCTTGCTTTAAAACGTAGTTTTTGACTCCATAATGTTCCAGATTCCTTTTAGCGCCTTCAACCATGTCTCTCCTCAGATCAACTCCATAGACTTTTAGACCCATAAGACCCGCTTCGATAAGGATTCCACCAGTGCCCATAAAAGGATCAAGAACTTCTTTTTTTGCCCTTGCCAGATTAACCATTGCTCTTGCTACTCTTGGAGGCAAAGCTATAGGTTTGTAAAACGGCCTTTGATCAGCTTTTCGTTCATTAAACGACTTTGCTTTAAAAAATCTCTCTCTAATCCCAACCCAAAGCTTTTTCCCACAGTAAACTCTGATTAATGTTTCGGGAGAGCTTAGGTTAACTTTGAACCCTCTTTTTGATATTATTGCCCCCAATTTCCTCTCAACGTTCTCTACTAAATGGGAACAGTTTACCATTGTCTCTCTATCTACTTTAAAAGTTCCCCTGATGTAGTTTTCCCATTTGACATTTTCTGCTTTTGAATACAGCTCCTCTAAGCTTTTAGCAGAGAACAAAAGCTCGCCGTATTCATGTGCTAAGCCAAGTCTGTTGAGGAAGGGAAACGCCTTTTTATCCCCTTTAAGGGCAAGAAAAAGGTAATCTCTTTCTATGATCCTAAACTCTGGACTAGCCATTTCTAGCAACGCCCTAACTTCACCTTGAGCCATCT is a genomic window containing:
- the thiM gene encoding hydroxyethylthiazole kinase; its protein translation is MEWISKDLEKLREKKPLVHNITNYVVMNTTANALLAIGASPVMAHAIEELEEMIALADALVINIGTLDEHKIYSMFKAVEIAKELKKPVILDPVGAGATKLRTKTSLKLLEVGDISVVRGNFGEIAALLGEHGKTRGVDSAVYDKEAAKDLAEKAAEEFNTVTAVTGAVDYVSDGKRTYAIENGTPMLGRVTGTGCMATAIIGAFLAVEEPLKASIAGLTTFEIAAEKAFEESPYPGSFHMKLYDWLYRIDGALIKERAKVREIEP
- the cytX gene encoding putative hydroxymethylpyrimidine transporter CytX, with translation MEGYDIRPVEKSKRTFTLLTIFAIWFGAGISIAEFWAGALLTPALSLGMAILVIIIGHVLGNTVMGLIALEGEETGLPTMVLSRTPLGIKGSILPSVLNYLQLIGWTAIMLIVGANAMNAVSKVFGFESYALWVILLGILVTGWTYIGPKNWEKLEKMAALLLLALSLWLTYVTLKRFSLEELLSKPGTGEIGIMLALDLVIAMPLSWAPLIADYSRFAKDKSSAFWGTYLGYFISSSLFYFVGALTNMAIGEGDPIGIIAAYGIGIPAMLIVIFSTVTTTFLDVYSAAITYKNISPKADAKKQVLLVGFLGTLLALVFPMEQYESFLLLIGGAFVSLAAIMVTDYFLVRKTYVPEELLDENGPFAGYNLKAIIIWAIGFAFYMGLAVEGLFGLHIPVLSELGFRLGSSIPTFLLVSALYYLFGR
- a CDS encoding TIGR01177 family methyltransferase, with translation MLYVEILGNLPEMAQGEVRALLEMASPEFRIIERDYLFLALKGDKKAFPFLNRLGLAHEYGELLFSAKSLEELYSKAENVKWENYIRGTFKVDRETMVNCSHLVENVERKLGAIISKRGFKVNLSSPETLIRVYCGKKLWVGIRERFFKAKSFNERKADQRPFYKPIALPPRVARAMVNLARAKKEVLDPFMGTGGILIEAGLMGLKVYGVDLRRDMVEGAKRNLEHYGVKNYVLKQGDATKLRELFPDKTFETVATDPPYGSSATLGGRKREELYEKALSSIYEVLDGYLSIAFPAQFNAERVAEKIGFEVLEKYYQRVHSSLDRYFYVMRT